In Terriglobus aquaticus, the genomic window ACCTGCTTGCCCTGGACGATCGCGACATGCAGCAGACGTCCTTCGCCGAACGCCGCCGCGAGCTGGAGCAGTTGCTGCGCGACGCAAAGCCACCGCTGCACCTGACACCGGCGACCGAGGACATCGCCGTTGCCGAGGACTGGTTTCGCCGCTTCGAAGGCGCGGGCCTGGACGGCCTGATTGCGAAGCCGCTGGACGGGCTGTATGCGCCGGACAAGCGCACCCAGTTCAAGGTGAAGCACGAGCGCGATTGCGACTGCGTGGTCGCGGGTTTTCGCTGGCACAAGAACGGCGAAGGCACGCACGTGGGCTCGCTGTTGCTGGGCCTGTACGACGATGCCGGCGCGCTGCAGCACGTGGGCGTGTGCGCCAGCTTCACCGAGGCGAAGCGCCGGGACCTGGTCGACAAGCTCGCGCCCTACCGCAAGAACGCACTCGAGAACCACCCGTGGGCACATTGGTCAGGCTCCGACGCGGACACCTCGAGCAACGCGGAACAGCGCGTGCCCGGAGCCAAGTCACGCTGGAACCAGCACAAAGACCTGAGCTGGATCGCGTTGCGGCCGGAGCTGGTGGTCGAGGTCGCCTACGAACACATGCAGGGCAATCGGTTTCGCCACCTGGCCCACTTTCGCCGGTGGCGCACGGACAAGCCGCCCGCCGCATGCACCTACGCGCAACTGGAAGTGGTGCCGCCACAGGAACTGATGGAACTCTTCGGCCGCTAGGCTCGCGGCATCGGGAAGAAGCCTAATCCAGCCGCACGAGGTACGCCTGCGCATCCGGCTCGGCCACTCGAATGCTCTGCGCGATGGCTGTCGCGTGAGCACGGTCGCTACTGACGGGATTGATGCGGACCCACATCCCCGTAGCCCCCGCAAACTCGATCACCTTGGCCGAAGTGCTGTATTGCCGCGACAGGTCGGCGCGCAATCTGTCGGCGTTCCCCTGGTCCACAAACGCACCGACCTGCACGCACCACCGTCCCGTGGGCGAAACATCGGGCCGCATCTGCAGGATCTCGATGCTCACGCGCGCGACGCCCATGCGGTACACGCCCGATGCCTTGGCCGCGGCGGTGGAAAGATCCAGCACACGCCCGCGCACAAACGGACCGCGATCGGTCACGCGCACGTCCACCGTTTGTCCGGTGGCAAGATTCGTCACACGCAGCAGCGTTCCCAAAGGCAGCGTGCGATGCGCCGCGGTCAGGCTGTTGCCGTCGTACACGTCACCATTCGCACTGCGATGTCCGCTGGGTGCATACCAACTGGCCAGGCCCGTCTCAACCCTGCCGGTCGGAACCGCGTTATCGTCGGTGCGCGGAACGGTGCGGCTGGGCGGCGCGGGCGTGGGCGTGCGGCGCGCGGAACCTTCACCTGCCGAAGGCGAACGGCGCACCGGTGGCGGAGCAGGGTAGGTGTTGCGGCTGCGCTGCACCTTTTTGTGGCATCCACTCAGCAGCAGTACGAACATGGCCAGCAACACGCCCGCCGCCGTGCGGAGGCGGTCGGCGCGGACGTGCCACGAGTGTGTTGCGTCAGGCGTTCGCAGGTTCGCCGCAGCGTCAGCGCAGGGCGCCACCAGCTTGTGGTGTTGCTGGCCCTGCGCACACCGGCCGGTCACCGCCGATTGCCCTGCTCCATCTTTTCGGCAAGGGAACGCAGACCTTCCGAAGCGGATCGGAGCGCGACGGAGCTATGCTTGCGCACGTCGGGAACCACCTCATCGTTCAGGTAGCGGATAAGCCGCTGCAGTTCCTCGTCCGCGCGTGCGGCGGCATTGCGCAGGTCCTGCTCGAAGTTGCTGCGTGGCGCGCCTGTGGGCTGGTCCGGTCCGTTCATGTTAGTGCCTCCTCGTGTTTGCGCCGCACACGCGACCAGCGGGCACAAAATTCCGATTGCAAGGGAAGCGTAATCCACAGGCAGGAGCCGCCGCTACGGCACGAGCACCACAATCGCGTGCACAGTGCCGGCCTAGATACGCCGGGCAACCGCGCCGGATACGGTGCTGCTGCGACGAGAAAATCTCTTTCCCGTCGCGTCAGGATCACGGGTTCCGATTCTGCCAACGTCTGCAGAGGGC contains:
- a CDS encoding ATP-dependent DNA ligase yields the protein MAYPIQPPVLPMLAKRIDAIPTAPGFQFEPKWDGFRTIIFRDGDDLLIQSRDGKPLDRYFPELRAALLEQLPARCVLDGEIVIARADAHGGTALDFDALQLRIHPAASRIKLLAEQTPTSIVFFDLLALDDRDMQQTSFAERRRELEQLLRDAKPPLHLTPATEDIAVAEDWFRRFEGAGLDGLIAKPLDGLYAPDKRTQFKVKHERDCDCVVAGFRWHKNGEGTHVGSLLLGLYDDAGALQHVGVCASFTEAKRRDLVDKLAPYRKNALENHPWAHWSGSDADTSSNAEQRVPGAKSRWNQHKDLSWIALRPELVVEVAYEHMQGNRFRHLAHFRRWRTDKPPAACTYAQLEVVPPQELMELFGR
- a CDS encoding septal ring lytic transglycosylase RlpA family protein, coding for MTGRCAQGQQHHKLVAPCADAAANLRTPDATHSWHVRADRLRTAAGVLLAMFVLLLSGCHKKVQRSRNTYPAPPPVRRSPSAGEGSARRTPTPAPPSRTVPRTDDNAVPTGRVETGLASWYAPSGHRSANGDVYDGNSLTAAHRTLPLGTLLRVTNLATGQTVDVRVTDRGPFVRGRVLDLSTAAAKASGVYRMGVARVSIEILQMRPDVSPTGRWCVQVGAFVDQGNADRLRADLSRQYSTSAKVIEFAGATGMWVRINPVSSDRAHATAIAQSIRVAEPDAQAYLVRLD